A DNA window from Thermoanaerobaculia bacterium contains the following coding sequences:
- a CDS encoding helix-turn-helix transcriptional regulator, which translates to MNLVHSIGRTPAIALERFGHDPLTPHRDPERERAEGHAVNFVCSGSFRVRIGQAWQTVTPDRLFVTRPGLEFSCAHDEEYPEDECLSVLYRDSTIESLRSAGAAAITATPAGIAPVLELTNRRAYLRHSLAVSPPGEAARLEALAGALWWTLGAAPGRRPLYRAHQLSWYAARIDRAKEMMRTAFAEPLSLSHLAREVGMSLYPFARVFAELEGETPHRFLVGVRLREAARRLREGGQVTQVCFAVGFGSLSHFSTTFRSEFGVSPSEFRTAPARPPAFVLAKAELPSPAGNGRRS; encoded by the coding sequence GTGAACCTCGTCCATTCCATCGGCCGCACCCCGGCGATCGCGCTCGAACGGTTCGGGCACGATCCCCTGACGCCCCATCGCGATCCGGAGCGCGAGCGGGCCGAAGGCCATGCGGTCAATTTCGTCTGTTCGGGCTCGTTTCGCGTGCGGATCGGCCAAGCCTGGCAAACGGTCACCCCCGACCGCCTTTTCGTGACGCGTCCTGGACTCGAGTTCTCTTGCGCCCACGACGAGGAGTATCCCGAAGACGAGTGCCTGAGCGTGCTCTACCGCGATTCGACGATCGAGAGCCTGCGCTCGGCGGGTGCCGCCGCCATCACCGCCACGCCTGCCGGGATCGCCCCGGTCCTCGAGTTGACCAACCGCCGCGCGTACCTGCGGCACAGTCTCGCGGTGAGTCCGCCAGGTGAGGCGGCGCGGCTCGAAGCGCTCGCGGGCGCACTCTGGTGGACCCTCGGCGCGGCTCCCGGCCGCCGCCCCCTCTACCGCGCGCATCAACTCTCCTGGTACGCGGCGCGGATCGACCGCGCCAAGGAGATGATGCGGACGGCCTTCGCCGAGCCGCTGTCGCTCTCGCATCTGGCGCGCGAGGTCGGGATGAGCCTCTATCCGTTTGCGCGTGTCTTCGCCGAGCTCGAAGGCGAGACGCCGCACCGATTCCTCGTCGGCGTGCGCCTGCGCGAGGCCGCCCGGCGGCTGCGCGAGGGCGGCCAGGTGACGCAGGTCTGCTTCGCGGTCGGATTCGGCTCGCTGAGCCACTTCTCGACGACTTTTCGCAGCGAGTTCGGAGTCTCCCCATCAGAGTTTCGAACGGCACCGGCGAGGCCGCCGGCCTTCGTACTCGCCAAGGCTGAGCTGCCGTCGCCCGCAGGCAACGGGCGCCGCAGCTAG
- a CDS encoding VTT domain-containing protein, whose product MPVAPVPAAVGNAPRGRRGLRLVVLMALAAGIGFGLERAGLLDWRAGVALAQGHVDSWWLAPLVALVTAVLFAAGLPGSAMVFVAGILFAPLIAAPTFVVGGVVGAMGAYSLARAAGRSGEREAGDGRLLRLLARRSDFATLLAVRVAPSFPHTAINFASGLLGIPRGRFLASTALGLAIKGTLYVNVIHQAAGAATMAEVITWRTLAPLAGLALLLLLAPPLLRRLRGGLETPETQPPPVPVAVPVEPA is encoded by the coding sequence TTGCCGGTAGCGCCAGTCCCTGCCGCTGTCGGGAACGCGCCGCGCGGCCGGCGGGGCTTGCGGCTCGTCGTGCTCATGGCGCTCGCCGCGGGGATCGGTTTCGGACTCGAGCGGGCGGGACTCCTCGACTGGCGCGCCGGCGTCGCTCTGGCTCAGGGGCATGTCGACAGCTGGTGGCTCGCCCCGCTGGTCGCCCTGGTGACCGCGGTGCTCTTCGCGGCCGGTCTGCCCGGCTCGGCGATGGTCTTCGTCGCCGGGATTCTCTTTGCGCCTTTGATCGCCGCCCCGACGTTCGTCGTCGGAGGCGTCGTCGGCGCGATGGGCGCCTACTCGTTGGCGCGTGCTGCTGGCCGGAGCGGCGAGCGTGAGGCAGGTGACGGCCGCCTGCTGCGGCTGCTCGCCCGGCGGAGCGACTTCGCGACGCTCCTCGCCGTGCGGGTGGCGCCGAGCTTCCCGCACACGGCGATCAACTTCGCCTCGGGGCTCCTGGGGATCCCGCGCGGCAGGTTCCTGGCCAGCACCGCGCTCGGTCTGGCGATCAAGGGGACCCTCTACGTCAACGTCATCCATCAGGCGGCCGGGGCGGCGACGATGGCGGAGGTGATCACCTGGCGTACCCTGGCGCCGCTCGCCGGTCTGGCCCTTCTCCTGCTCCTCGCACCCCCGCTGCTGCGCCGGCTTCGCGGCGGTCTGGAAACGCCGGAAACGCAGCCGCCGCCCGTGCCGGTCGCTGTCCCGGTCGAGCCGGCCTGA